The genomic window TTTTTCCAACAAAATGGACTCTCTTGTCATCTCATATCTTCTCCAAAATGGTTTCATCTCCCCTTCTCACCTTGTGTGGCTTTCTGTCGGCTTTTCTGCGACTTTCTAGTGGTCCTTCGTGTGATTTTCTGGCGTCCCTCCTCCGGAAACAATCACTTTGCAGCAAAACAGAATGAGAAACCAAGCTGCCCCTATAGAGATACATAAAATATAGGCAAAAGAGTAAGGGGGAGGAATGAGGTCTAGTAGTGAAGAGAGTGGACTTGGTGACGAGTAAGATCTTGGAGATAGTGGTTCCATTTAAGGAATCACttgtaaatattttaattgctTAGACGAGTTATTTTAAGCCTTAGAGGCTAAAACTTATTTGCTTTACATTGGGTTTGAATATTGGTAACAATGaatttgattattagttatGAATATGTCTTTAGTTTTTTATATTCTTCTATATTTTAGCTTTTAGATGTGTATGTTATAAATTTCTTGTATTGTTTTCCTAAACACTGACGTAGCAGTCATATTGCTACCCGCTATACCGTCAAAGCATTGTTGGGGTAGGTCGTTATCCACCACCGACTACATAGAGTATCATACATACCATGTAATATATTAAACTAAACTAAGTACTATAGCAAACTAAATAAAGCaaacaatataataatataataaaccaaataataataatagtaataaacaatttcaaaatatcattcGTCCCACTTTCTTAGTGTTTTTGGGGTTGGCTGCTATCTGGGAGATAACACTGTCAAATACACACTTATTTGCTAGTAAGGCATCCTAGTTTCACCAttattttttagaagaaaaaaaaagaacctCTGGATACCCGGTCACAACATATAGCATTTTATTCATTACTGCATATTTTGTAGTAATTGAATTATATGTACTGTGTCAGCATATTGTGAATTTTGATACATTGTAGGTTGCAAAGGGACTTATGATTTATTGTGGGTTTAAGATTTTCTTGGGTGGATCGTGGTAGAAAATAACTGGATGAAGGCTCACCGAGTATATGTGTGGGTGAATACAGTTTCAGAGCCATTGCATGCTTCTAAGGTTCAAGCTAATAATGGTTGGGTGGGTGGATGTTGTGAATAGCTCCTGCAAGAGTACGATTTTGCTTGAATTGGTTTCAGGGCCAATTCATGGAGGGAACAATTAGCTAGGATTTTGATGGGatgcattttttttgttaaggtTGCTGAAGAAATGGAATCTGGTTGATTGTTAAACAGAAAAAATGAATACAAGACGAGAAGATGGAACAGAAATCTTGATTTTTAACGCAGTCAGGATCTCTTTGGCATCACACATATGCTTTAATTGTACTAGAAACCACGAAGCAAGCAATTTGATGCCTCAATTAATCACTCATTATTATTTGCTAAAATTAGATTTGAAAACTGTTTATATGAACCTATTCTAACTCATTGTTCCATGAAGATTTATAATCCTGTAAGGATGGAAATACATCGAATCTTAAGGTAATCTTTGGacaaaaaaatccattttaaCACCTATAATATAAAACCCATTCCCTAGTACAACCAAAGACAAGACCTATAGAATAAAACCTATTCCCTAGTACAACCAAAGGCCAGTAAAGATGTGAACTATTAAGACTCCACTATgactgaaaataaaaatattgatggAGTAACgataaatgtgaaaataagCAAGATCTATAATCAGTCACAGAGTAACCATACTAAACcatgtatttatatttatttataattttcgtTGATAACTTACACTTTTTTGCTTCTGAGAGAAGCCCTTAAATTGCCTGACTCCTTTTCTAGTTTTCTTGAGActcatgtttcttttttaataaaaaaaaaaacaaatatttttaactaaTTTGTTTTAAAGAAGTGCAAACATATACACCTTAATCAGCTTAAATGGGCCTGGCCACCTATATTCGAGCTTGTGAGGGAACAACCTCAGTCTTGAATTATAGGACAACATCGCAGTCTTGTAGCTCCCTTTTCTGAATTCTTGTCATACCATCGCCAGCATAATACCCCCCTCCAAAAAAATGGGGGAAGTAGTGGAGTGCATCCCTCCCCCCTACCCTCCTCAAGTCTTCCAAACAGGGGTTTGGGCGACTTACCTTCCTCAGTCCCCCTTTATATTCCTTTAAATTTAGGCTTTTTATGCTGAAGTTTCTATTATAAActtgttaatttattttgattatctACGTTTTGAAAACATTACGTTTTTACGGTTATGAAAATTATGTTGTGACAATATCctcttaatttattattttggatAGGATGAAAGAAACAAGGACAAAGAAACAATCTGAAGCTGCTTCCGAGATCTCATCATGGGTTAATAAAAGCCGTAAGATTGAAAAGCAAAGAGTGTTGCAACTCTCAAAGATTTTTGAGGAGCAGGTTTTTTACTCATCTTGTGCCTTTAATATGTTGCAATGTTGTTTgtgtaagatttttttttttttttttttttgcattttaggTATGTAATCAATATTTTGTGATCTAAAATTTTATAGGACAACATCGCAGTAGAGGGAAGTGACGATGAGGATACGACCCATCACACTGGTACGCTTCTTTCTGTTTCTTTATCCTGTAAAGTTCTGTATTCTCAAGGTTTTTTTGCCTTCTATTTTGTACATTAAGAGCTAGTTTACACAAGTGGGACAGCTGTCCTAACAAACTGAAGCATATACATGCAAACCGAGAAGGATGCAGCTGTCCTAGCcaatgtagtcaggttctcGCACCGGGTCTTAGGTTCTTACGATCCTACGAGCTCGTGAAGGCCAAACGAGCTTAGAACCCATGTAGGTTCCTTTTTTGATCTGTCTGTAGTCAGGTTCTCGCACCGGGTCATAGGTTCTTACGATCCTAGAGGTTTTTCTTTACCTGAGCTCTAGACAGCGTCGTTGTGAACCTCGCCGGCGGTTAGTGTATGTTTGTTCTCACTCCTTTCTCATTTTGGTTCACTCCTCTCTCACTTTCAACCATCTCTTTCACTCAAACCTCTGTCCTACATGAAACCCCTcggttttcattttgtttttttttaaccctgTTGATGCTTCTTCCAACCCTCTGTTATGAACTTATGAACATTTGGAATGATctctatgaaatattaattaattatgtttattttgtttatgtattatattttttgtgtgtttatgtgtatatgtatatatgtgaagTTACAATTTTACCCTTAGTAGGATCTTACGAATCGAGCTACGATCCCGATCTTACGATTCTCAACCAGCCTAccgatcctacgtaggatctCGAACCTGACTACATTGGTCCTAGCAGTTATGTAACTCATTAGTAAAATGAGGTATACAATAGCAACAGAAAGAGTATGCAATACAGAACAGAGACTTGTTTGCACACTTATATACTCTTAACATTAAATAGCTATTTACCGATAGCAGAGACTAGAGAGTGACTATTTGTAACAGATTTCAAACTACCCAAGCTGTAACAGCTTAACTAACAACTAAATTAGTTAAGTTGTCActtttaacatttatatctCTGGTTAGTTGTTACTTAGAAGATGCGAGATCACCAATTGAGGAGAGGGAAACAGTAATTCCCTCGATGTGCAAGAAATCCAGAGATAGAACAACCTCTCAGTGTTGTGGAATAGTTGTGCAGCTTCTCCCATAGTTTTACAATGAATACAACCAAGTTCATGATCTTGTTACTCCACAACTGATAAGCATGACCTACCTGCCAAGCTCACAATCTTGCTCCATCAAGAATCACTGTGGAATGTGAGGGTTTAAGAGGTAATGATGGAGGCGATTTTCTTTAATTACCGCCTCAAACTGTTGACGCTAGAGAAGAAAGTTGTCTTCATCTTGTTTTTGGGAAATGGAGTGTTAGGAACCCAAGAATTGAATTTCAAAGAAAGAACACTTTTCACAAAAGACATGCTGCACTATTTCACAAATTTTGCaatattatttcaaaatatacCTCTACCTTCATAATTCTCCTATTTATAAAAGTACTTCTCTAGTTAAGCAAATagctaactaactaactttCCTAACTTATTCTACTAACCTATATCCTAATGTGGACTGGGAAAAAAACACCGTTGCTGATATGATGATGAAGACAAACTTGCTGCACGTGAAAAGGGGATACAGTGGATGGTTTTCAGAAAAATTGAGGGAAATGTAAACTCTTGAGAATCAAAAAGCTGAATGAGGGAGACATTACTCTTTACAGTAGGCACAGTTGTGGCTCCTCATATTTATAGTGAGTCACAGATAGGATCAGTTACAAAATGGTAAAGCAGTAGTTAACTGTAACACCAACATAAAACTTACAAACTCAACAATTCCTTACATAACATAATACTATTAGATGAGCGAGCATAGGGGGGAGCCGTAGAAGTGTAGAACTTGAGTTATATACTCTATTAACATTTTATCCCTTTATTTGCGTCATAATAGCCATCCAGCTATCCCTATAGTGGTTATGGAGTTAACCACTTGGTGCTGCTGTCTGAGATTCAAAACTATGATTAAatcaatacttttaaaattggaTGGTCATTGAAAAGATGGAGCTACTGGTTCGTGGTTTAATGGTTCAAGCGTGGTAAATCGCGGTTGAACTGATGAtagttacatatatatattaagtaATAATTTCATAcaaagtatttaaaaaaaaacagataggttaattgttattattttttataaagataAGTTAAATTTTAAAGTCACATAAAATAATCACATTTTGTTCTGTAAGATTGGAACCAATAATAAAATGATTGCTAATAAAAATCCACGTATATGGAATTTTGTAGCTATCAGTGTTTTGTTGGTTTTACTGGCTCTGGACCTGTTTGACTGGTTCATTATCACCGGTTCTGCAACCGGTTGGTTTTTTTGGGTTAAACTGATTGAACACTAGACCATTTTCTGGCTCAGCAGGTCAAATGGTCTGTCTGATTTTGCAAAACTCTGATTTTAATACACTGGCTGATATATTATAGCTTAAAGCACTAAACTTTATACAGCTGACCATTGCCTAGCGACATTTTAGTTATTTCTTTGGAGGTTAATAATCTGTTCGATTCTTGATAATCTGATCGGTAATATATAGTTGTGTGCTGAATATCATACAGATCACCTGGCGGGGGTGAAAGTTCTTCATGGCCTTGACAAAGTTGCGGAAGGTGGTACTGTAGTTCTGACTATCAGAGATCAGCCTATACTTGCTGATGGTGATGTTAACGAAGGTACAACTGCTTGGTGCTCTTTCTTATATTATTCCTGTTTGAATTTTGTGAGTTGTTGCGTGTCatgtaaaataatttgtttttctcacATGCCAGACACTGATATGCTTGAGAATGTGGAAATTGGAGAACAAAAACGCCGAGATGATGCTTATAAAGCTGCAAAAAAGAAAACTGGCATATACGATGATAAGTAAGATGAACCTTTCTATCGTCCGTTTTGTGATTGAAATACGTAAATAGAAACTGAAATGTTGTAAATGAAATCTTTAATCTGACCAAGCACATTAATTTCAGGTTCAATGATGACCCCTCTGCAGAAAAGAAAATACTTCCAAAATATGATGATCCGGCTGCTGAAGAGGTTTGTTGCTTCATTGTTTCTTTGTACATTCCAAAGCAAAAAATGTCGAGCCTTGTAGTTGTTGTGAATGCTTATACTCATCTAAGTTTTTTGTTCAGGGTTTAACTTTGGATGAAAGAGGAAGATTCTCAGGTGAAGCTGAAAAGAAACTTGAAGAGGTCAGgatttacttttttaattttattttttatgaaatactTTCCAAAAAAGTAAAGATggagcttaattttttttacggttATGGATTTTCCATGGTTGTGAGCTATAGGACAATATGATATCATTTGGTCAATGATAGAGAAGTGGGCTTAGAGGCAGAAGTGAATGTTCAGATATTTTGTTGCAAGTTTGTTATACAGAGAGATGAGCATTGCTCTAGGCAGTTTAGGAATTGTCAGTTCCTTGCTGAAGTCTATTTCCTTAAATCAATAAAATCCCTCTTCTCATTTTACTGTGTTTTTCCTTGATCCATTGCTGTTTTCGTATAAGTCCTTTTAATGGACCCCGCATAGGGGAAATGccttttattgttatttttgcaTGAGCTTTCTGCAGTAAGAATATTGTTTATGACATTTCTTGTTGTATGAGCTTTTTGTGATCAGAATATTATTTTCTATGATTTCCTATCTCTAATTCTATTCCTTAGTACTTTTTTCCTCTTGAAATTGTTCCTTAGAATTGTATTGAATTAGCTACAGGAATCTATCGTGTATTTTCCTCTTTTACTGTTTAGCTGAGGGGTATCTTCTTTTCCTATTAACAGCTCCGTAGAAGGTTAACTGGTGTTTCTACTAATAACTTTGAAGACCTTACTTCATCTGGAAAGGTATCATCGGACTACTATTCTCATGAAGAAATGCTTCAAtttaagaagcccaagaagaaAAAGTCCTTGCGGAAAAAAGATAAGCTGGACATTAACGCCCTTGAAGCTGAAGCTATCGCTTCAGGATTGGGTGTTGGTGACCTTGGTTCTCGGAAAGATGAAAAGAGGCAAGCCATCAAAGATGAACAAGAAAGATTGGCAGCTGAAATGAGAAATAATGCTTACCAGTCTGCTTATGCTAAAGCAGATGAAGCCTCCAAATTACTTCGTCCAGAACAATCTCTGAATGTTAAAACAGGGGAAGATGATGAAACCCCAGTTTTTGCAGATGATGACGAGGATCTTCGTAAATCCTTAGAGAAAGCAAGACGACTAGCTCTTAAGAAACAGGAGGAGAAAGGAGCATCTGGCCCTCAAGCTATTGCTTTACTTGCCTCCTCAAATCCTAGTAATGAGACTGTTGATGATCAAAATTCTACAGCGGGAGAGTCGAGAGAAAATAAGGTGGTCTTTACAGAGATGGAAGAATTTGTCTGGGGTCTTCACATTGATGAAGgtaaatatttatatgattatttgtccatttttcattataaaaatgTTGATACTATTTTTGATGTTATGCAATGTGACTGTTCTTATTAAATGTTAAAGTAAATCATccttttttaacaatatttctCTGTAAGCTAGAAGGTAAAAGTTGTATTTTATCACAAGTTAGGATTGACTTATACTGTGTAGTTATTTGATTGTGAAATTGGTTGTTTCTTTTGGCAATATAATCTGTATTTCCCCATCTATTTCAATGTCACAACATATTTGAAGGTTGTCTAATCTTTCTGTGTTATTTTAGTTGGATATAGTAGATGTTCTGGTGTTGAAACAATGTTTTGGCAGCTTGTTAGGACTGTGTGTAGAGAGTATATAAAGGGGAAGCTGATAAATAGGTATAACTTTTGtgtgtttcttttctatttttcagaAGCACGCAAGCCAGAAGGTGAAGATGTTTTCATGCATGACGACGAAGATGCAAATGTTCCTGTTGAGGAAAAGAGAGACGAGGCTGGTGGGTGGACTGAAGTTAAAGAAACTCAAAAAGACGAGCAACCCAACTCAGGAGACAAGGAGGCTATAGTAGTTCCTGATGAAACTATACATGAAGTTGCTGTAGGGAAAGGACTGTCAGGTGTATTGAAACTGCTTAAAGATCGAGGAACACTAAAAGAAACCACTGAATGGGGTGGCAGAAACATGGATAAGAAAAAAAGCAAATTGGTTGGGATTGTAGAGGATGAAGGAAAGGAAGCACCGAATAAAAAGGAGATTCACATTGAGAGGACAGATGAGTTTGGGAGAATTGTAagtcttccatgttcatttataGCATTTTTCTTGTCATATTTAACTTTTACAATAGCACTAAgttcatattatattatttatttaatttttgattgCTGCATTGACATTCTTTGCATTGTGAAAGACCATTCGAAGACATAAGCTGGGTGTAAAATGCAATTAAGGTAGTAAATGAGGATGTTTATATGGACTTAATGAAGGGTTACAGGCTCATGAAGCACCTAAATTCATCTAAATGGGGTAATTATCTTtgggttatttttttttttagaatttactTAGCAGTCTATGGAGAGAAGAAAGAGGATCTGAGACAAGAGGCAAAgataacaaaaaaatgaaacagTGTTAGTAGTCTATGGACAGAAGAAATTATAGGTTGTTTGATCACTTCCTCTTTGCCACAGCACAACAGTTCAAGTTGTTGTTGTCGCGGTGAGCGCTACGATGCACTATGATTCCCTCATTGCTTCCACTTTCCTCACTAAACTTTTTGCATACAAAGTAACTTGGCTGTGAAGatattttcatgatttttgtATGGGCAGGTCATATCTTGTTTTCTTctaatagcaaaaaaaaaaaggtgatgtCTGTTGTGGTTTGGAATATAGGAGTACTGCACCTTCAGTCTGAATATTGGGTTTTCATGCTTTTGTATATAATGTGTTCATGGATTTGGGTGCTTAAtgattataatattaattattaagggcatgtttgttatagattttttaaaatagattcttttagtgttaaataattttgtgtaaaaaaattttacaaagaaactttttataaaagcttcaaatgaaaatttggtttgaatagttattcttaaaatgttattttaggtatttgattattttattttgaatatcaaaatttcgaaaaaatcacttaattttgaagctatttaaaatagattttcataaaaattatttttgaaattaaattttttaaaaaattgtgattttgactatgttttgatcttcaataatgtgtgtttattatatatgatgtcaaaattagtgtttcaatttagaaaaaacgaatataaaaaaacttgtaatattttgaaaaacgattttagaaaatctattttcaaaaatacaaagaaaaaaatccatttttttaaatctaaaacaaacaggccctaaaTTGTATACTGTATCTTGAAATGCATTTTTAAACAATGTTGGTATCATTCATTTCCAATTTGCAGTTTTCACATCATAGTTGAACGTTACTTATCCTtgattaccttttttttttgttgcatctAGCTGACTCCTAAGGAAGCGTTCCGGATAATTTCTCATAAGTTCCATGGTAAAGGACCTGGCAAAATGAAGCAGGAAAAGCGAATGAAGCAATATCATGAAGAATTGAAATTGAAGCAAATGAAGAGTTCAGATACACCGTCACTGTCTGTGGAGAGAATGAGGGAAGCTCAAGCTCTTATGAAGACACCATATCTCGTAATCAGTGGTCATGTTAAACCAGGGTATGTTTTTAACTTCACAAACTATTAATTCTTGAAGTTTTGATAGAAATGAAAGGAAGGCTTACATATGATGTAATGAGATTGCTGGTCCATATCTTTTCACATCTTATTATTTCCCTACCTACGTTCTAATTGCAGAGCCACTCTGCACTTCATCCCTTAAGTTTGTAGGGGTTGGTTTATGAAAATCGTAGTTTAGGAAATTGTTTCtttattattcatattttaattaaatcagTTTGCATCTCCCTACCCTTATTAGCCTATTGCCTATTGCCACCTAGCTGAATAATAACATACCTTTTCTGCATAACTGTCACCTTTATGTTGTGCagtaaatttttcttttgatcaTTAAACAAACATGTATATGATGCTTTCTATCATGAATAACACTGAAAGCATTTGTCCGTTTTATCCACACTACTTGAATCTCACAGTTTCCATCAGCCTTTATCCCCCTGTCATTTTGAAAAGCATAATGAAACGTCTTTTATTTTGGTGTTAGCCGCAAGAATATTAGTTTAAAACTTCTGTACCATTTTGTTCAATTTACTGTATTTTGGAATTTTATGGAAGtctaaaaaataatgataaaataacttattatgCTGATGTATGTGTTTGTTCTTTTATTGGCAGACAAACTAGTGACCCGAAAAGTGGTTTTGCTACAGTCGAGAAGGATCTTCCTGGAGGCTTGACACCTATGCTCGGCAATCAGAAGGTAATTTGGATAAATTATGAGAGAAGAGCGCTTTGGAATGTCTtctttttttccctttcaaaAGTTACTTCAATTTTCAGAGAAGTACTAAAACTACTTTTTTTGGTGGGTTTAAgcttttatttaaaaaacttaattgaCATACTGTAAATTATCATAAAACTAaaacattaatttaaaaaatctaaaagcAAACAGATCCTTGATATATTTTCAAGACTAAGTGGTGTTTAAAAAATGAGGTTTATAACAGCTATATCATCTGAATTGGATTGTagtcttagaatttgggttggacctaactcaaccctacaaactCATGTTCAGGCCATCTCACATCctatgtgagactcttaacacactcCCTCACAACCAATACTATTGGA from Trifolium pratense cultivar HEN17-A07 linkage group LG1, ARS_RC_1.1, whole genome shotgun sequence includes these protein-coding regions:
- the LOC123890882 gene encoding SART-1 family protein DOT2 isoform X2 — protein: MDVEWSESRYDDRIDNDDSPAREHYDDADGVDRSSRHRSKDRKKSDKEHRSIEKDRGSGRERNRDEREKDRSKDGKVREKDYDREKYREKERERERDRDKKDRGKDRDREKEREIEKDSDRVREKERGKEKTRDRERDKVKEKEKDREREKHRDRESYRDGDRDKGKDKVREERERETDRDKDRSRDRGSRRAHEEDYESGNLDDKVDYHEKRDEEVGKHAKSSKPNQDDKDGETSAQLSSKELEERILRMKETRTKKQSEAASEISSWVNKSRKIEKQRVLQLSKIFEEQDNIAVEGSDDEDTTHHTDHLAGVKVLHGLDKVAEGGTVVLTIRDQPILADGDVNEDTDMLENVEIGEQKRRDDAYKAAKKKTGIYDDKFNDDPSAEKKILPKYDDPAAEEGLTLDERGRFSGEAEKKLEELRRRLTGVSTNNFEDLTSSGKVSSDYYSHEEMLQFKKPKKKKSLRKKDKLDINALEAEAIASGLGVGDLGSRKDEKRQAIKDEQERLAAEMRNNAYQSAYAKADEASKLLRPEQSLNVKTGEDDETPVFADDDEDLRKSLEKARRLALKKQEEKGASGPQAIALLASSNPSNETVDDQNSTAGESRENKVVFTEMEEFVWGLHIDEEARKPEGEDVFMHDDEDANVPVEEKRDEAGGWTEVKETQKDEQPNSGDKEAIVVPDETIHEVAVGKGLSGVLKLLKDRGTLKETTEWGGRNMDKKKSKLVGIVEDEGKEAPNKKEIHIERTDEFGRILTPKEAFRIISHKFHGKGPGKMKQEKRMKQYHEELKLKQMKSSDTPSLSVERMREAQALMKTPYLVISGHVKPGQTSDPKSGFATVEKDLPGGLTPMLGNQKVEHFLGLKRKAEQSSSDTPKKAKS
- the LOC123890882 gene encoding SART-1 family protein DOT2 isoform X1, whose translation is MDVEWSESRYDDRIDNDDSPAREHYDDADGVDRSSRHRSKDRKKSDKEHRSIEKDRGSGRERNRDEREKDRSKDGKVREKDYDREKYREKERERERDRDKKDRGKDRDREKEREIEKDSDRVREKERGKEKTRDRERDKVKEKEKDREREKHRDRESYRDGDRDKGKDKVREERERETDRDKDRSRDRGSRRAHEEDYESGNLDDKVDYHEKRDEEVGKHAKSSKPNQDDKDGETSAQLSSKELEERILRMKETRTKKQSEAASEISSWVNKSRKIEKQRVLQLSKIFEEQDNIAVEGSDDEDTTHHTDHLAGVKVLHGLDKVAEGGTVVLTIRDQPILADGDVNEGTTAWCSFLYYSCLNFVSCCVSCKIICFSHMPDTDMLENVEIGEQKRRDDAYKAAKKKTGIYDDKFNDDPSAEKKILPKYDDPAAEEGLTLDERGRFSGEAEKKLEELRRRLTGVSTNNFEDLTSSGKVSSDYYSHEEMLQFKKPKKKKSLRKKDKLDINALEAEAIASGLGVGDLGSRKDEKRQAIKDEQERLAAEMRNNAYQSAYAKADEASKLLRPEQSLNVKTGEDDETPVFADDDEDLRKSLEKARRLALKKQEEKGASGPQAIALLASSNPSNETVDDQNSTAGESRENKVVFTEMEEFVWGLHIDEEARKPEGEDVFMHDDEDANVPVEEKRDEAGGWTEVKETQKDEQPNSGDKEAIVVPDETIHEVAVGKGLSGVLKLLKDRGTLKETTEWGGRNMDKKKSKLVGIVEDEGKEAPNKKEIHIERTDEFGRILTPKEAFRIISHKFHGKGPGKMKQEKRMKQYHEELKLKQMKSSDTPSLSVERMREAQALMKTPYLVISGHVKPGQTSDPKSGFATVEKDLPGGLTPMLGNQKVEHFLGLKRKAEQSSSDTPKKAKS